A genomic window from Punica granatum isolate Tunisia-2019 chromosome 2, ASM765513v2, whole genome shotgun sequence includes:
- the LOC116197592 gene encoding BTB/POZ domain-containing protein At4g30940-like produces MGAHRDRIRFNVGGRIFETTATTLANAGRNSYFGAVFDDNWDLRSDGPQEMFIDRNPDCFAVLLDLLRTSDLNIPPNIPEKSIYREASFYGILDHVRSAKWGQLDGNRLCLSRSVSGRAPGDGTAIRAGHDGGCCVAHGSIVHVYDWMMEEHPTLNLDHQRVNDVGFIDSENIVISASERLGTSDGGMGLFSSTTGELQYKFEVSHENRPKGFTGGALCFNSDEYRIFSSCKGRSNEYGIGVWDQITGKQIDFFYESPGWSLGDADKLQWLGGYNCLLVATLFPRKDNCYISLLDFRDRKMVWSWSDIGAPHTVDERRVRDAVAMEESASICVVNEYEDLGFMDLRMEGGSSVRWSSRSRLMKGAMPDEPCYPKLAVHGGQLFSSMNDSISVFCGPDWVLTSRLRRGYGGSICDFSIGGDRLFALHSEENVFDVWETPPPPII; encoded by the coding sequence ATGGGAGCCCATCGGGACAGGATTCGATTCAACGTGGGCGGCCGAATCTTCGAGACGACCGCCACGACCCTCGCCAACGCCGGCCGGAACTCCTACTTCGGGGCCGTCTTCGATGACAACTGGGACCTCCGCTCCGATGGGCCGCAGGAGATGTTCATCGACCGGAACCCAGATTGCTTCGCCGTGCTCCTCGACCTTCTCCGCACCAGCGACCTCAACATCCCCCCAAACATCCCTGAGAAGTCCATCTACCGGGAGGCCTCCTTCTACGGCATCCTCGACCACGTCCGATCCGCCAAATGGGGGCAGCTCGACGGGAACCGCCTCTGCCTATCCAGGTCCGTCTCGGGCCGGGCCCCGGGTGATGGGACGGCCATCCGCGCGGGGCACGATGGCGGGTGCTGCGTTGCCCACGGGAGCATCGTCCATGTCTACGACTGGATGATGGAGGAGCACCCGACGCTGAACCTCGACCATCAGAGGGTCAATGACGTCGGGTTCATCGACTCGGAGAACATCGTGATTAGCGCGTCCGAGAGGCTGGGCACGTCCGATGGCGGGATGGGGCTGTTCAGCTCCACGACGGGGGAGCTCCAGTACAAGTTCGAGGTGAGCCACGAGAACCGGCCAAAGGGCTTCACCGGCGGTGCGCTCTGCTTCAACTCAGACGAGTATCGGATATTCTCGAGCTGCAAAGGGAGGAGCAACGAATACGGGATCGGAGTGTGGGACCAAATAACGGGCAAGCAGATCGATTTCTTCTACGAGTCGCCCGGTTGGTCGCTCGGGGACGCGGACAAGCTCCAGTGGTTGGGAGGGTATAATTGTCTTTTGGTTGCGACCCTGTTCCCGCGGAAGGACAACTGTTACATTAGCTTGCTTGATTTTAGAGACAGGAAGATGGTTTGGTCGTGGTCCGACATTGGAGCCCCGCACACGGTCGACGAGAGGAGGGTCCGGGACGCGGTCGCAATGGAGGAGTCGGCTTCCATCTGCGTCGTGAACGAGTACGAGGACCTGGGGTTCATGGACCTGAGAATGGAGGGCGGAAGCAGCGTCAGGTGGAGCTCGAGGAGCCGTCTCATGAAGGGGGCCATGCCCGACGAGCCGTGCTACCCGAAGCTGGCAGTCCACGGGGGCCAGCTCTTCTCGTCCATGAACGACTCCATCTCGGTGTTCTGCGGACCCGACTGGGTCCTCACTTCCAGGCTCAGAAGGGGGTATGGGGGGTCGATATGCGACTTCTCGATCGGTGGGGACCGCCTATTCGCGCTCCACAGTGAGGAGAACGTGTTCGACGTCTGGGAGACTCCTCCTCCACCCATCATATGA
- the LOC116195678 gene encoding ubiquitin carboxyl-terminal hydrolase 23 — MAANAQEVVAGSDSNPDFKSSFQGGSSIKYFEKKIEFVPARKPFNGLTYSGGDFKIETLNPGGPDRSSGQGSVQAAANGKVKKGDGSEVFDGWLDPELTLGVSFQRIGAGLENLGNTCFLNSVLQCLTYTEPLAAYLQSGKHQNSCRINGFCALCAIQKHVSRTLKATGRILAPKDLVANLRCISRNFRNARQEDAHEYMVNLLESMHKCCLPSGVPSESPGAYEKSLVHKIFGGRLRSQVKCMQCNNCSNKFDPFLDLSLEIAKAESLPKAIRHFTAPEQLDGGERQYQCQKCKQKVRALKQLTIHKAPYVLTIHLKRFHSHDPGQKINKNVSFDTTLDFKPFVSGPYEGDLKYSLYGVLVHHGWSTHSGHYYCYVRTSTNMWYSLDDNQVRQVSESTVLQQKAYMLFYVRNRNSTPRKPFEIAQKEKSRENNHTGNRTSSFAFSQSSSCTVQVSQLADKCSTAVTSSSSVITKDAISVSSVKELQVSEPVSMESRKLGTALNASLENKINNSDASGESTKESTISKGLVENGAGKENESEIAGKVSNGSASDKIDCGSSASNASQKSSQEEEATAPLVEKTAGAVQDESHLLTGSSTMSSGSLQGETIDSKASKKLKKKPIKYQLTSAHFGANILLRASLGVRKKRMKRKHRVTEKDRMSCDLGPSTSDVSESVVSVQRRSVKSLTKKGTDKRAKREEMNTNGGSQKDIVNAGTKVIENVKDCKSDAMENGLMSMLTRGLEETLVAHWDGIDLSPSPTIESPNAGNPNGGNAIGYVLDEWDEEYDRGKRKKVRHSKHDFGGPNYFQEIASQKIKSKEARFDQFAGNRPLRI; from the exons ATGGCCGCAAACGCTCAGGAGGTCGTCGCCGGATCCGATTCGAATCCGGACTTCAAGTCCTCGTTTCAGGGAGGATCTTCCATCAAGTACTTCGAGAAGAAGATTGAGTTCGTCCCTGCTAGGAAACCCTTCAATGGGTTGACGTATAGCGGCGGAGATTTCAAGATTGAGACTCTGAACCCGGGCGGCCCCGACCGGAGTAGCGGGCAAGGGTCGGTTCAGGCGGCGGCCAACgggaaggtgaagaagggagacGGCTCGGAGGTTTTCGATGGCTGGTTGGATCCGGAGCTCACTCTGGGCGTTTCTTTTCAGAGAATT GGTGCAGGATTGGAGAACCTTGGGAACACTTGCTTTCTTAATTCTGTACTTCAATGTCTGACCTACACAGAGCCTCTAGCAGCTTACTTGCAGTCTGGGAAGCATCAAAATTCTT GTCGCATAAATGGGTTTTGCGCTCTGTGTGCCATTCAGAAACACGTCAGTCGTACTCTAAAAGCTACTGGTAGAATATTGGCGCCGAAGGATCTAGttgcgaacttgcggt GCATATCTCGGAATTTTAGAAATGCCAGACAAGAGGATGCACACGAGTACATGGTAAATTTACTTGAATCGATGCATAAATGTTGCTTGCCTTCGGGGGTGCCCAGTGAATCCCCTGGTGCCTATGAGAAGAGTTTGGTACACAAGATATTTGGCGGTCGCCTCCGAAGTCAG GTCAAGTGTATGCAGTGCAACAACTGTTCCAACAAGTTTGATCCATTTCTTGATTTGAGCCTCGAGATAGCAAAGGCAGAATCATTACCAAAGGCTATCAGACATTTTACGGCGCCTGAGCAGTTAGATGGAGGGGAAAGGCAATACCAGTGTCAGAAGTGCAAGCAGAAGGTCAGGGCACtgaagcaactgacaattcaTAAGGCACCATATGTTCTGACGATCCACCTTAAGCGGTTCCATTCTCATGATCCGGGCCAGAAGATTAACAAGAATGTCAGCTTTGATACTACTCTAGATTTCAAGCCATTCGTCTCTGGTCCCTAT GAAGGGGATTTGAAATACTCACTCTATGGGGTTTTGGTTCATCATGGGTGGAGCACCCATTCCGGTCACTATTACTGCTACGTCCGCACGTCGACTAATATGTGGTACTCCCTTGATGACAATCAG GTTCGACAGGTCAGTGAGTCGACTGTTCTGCAGCAAAAGGCATACATGTTGTTTTATGTTCGCAATCGCAACTCAACCCCTAGAAAGCCCTTCGAAATTGCTCAGAAGGAGAAATCGAGAGAGAATAATCATACTGGGAACAGGACGTCATCTTTTGCCTTCAGCCAGAGCTCATCATGTACTGTCCAAGTGAGTCAGCTTGCTGATAAGTGCAGCACGGCAGTAACTTCCTCGTCCTCTGTGATCACGAAAGACGCAATAAGTGTTAGCTCTGTAAAGGAGTTGCAAGTTTCAGAGCCTGTTTCAATGGAATCGAGAAAATTGGGTACTGCTCTGAATGCAAgtcttgaaaataaaatcaataataGTGATGCAAGCGGAGAATCTACGAAGGAATCAACTATCTCAAAGGGCCTTGTAGAGAATGGTGCTGGAAAGGAGAACGAGAGTGAAATAGCTGGGAAG GTTTCGAATGGGAGTGCATCTGACAAGATCGACTGTGGAAGTTCAGCAAGTAATGCGAGCCAAAAAAGCAGCCAG GAGGAGGAAGCTACTGCTCCCCTGGTTGAAAAGACTGCTGGTGCAGTTCAAGACGAGTCTCATTTATTAACTGGCTCATCAACTATGTCAAGCGGGTCTTTACAAGGTGAAACAATCGATAGCAAGGCAAGCAAGAAGCTCAAAAAGAAGCCCATAAAGTACCAACTAACAAGTGCGCATTTTGGGGCGAACATACTCCTGAGAGCATCTCTGGGTGTGCGCAAGAAGCGCATGAAGAGAAAACATCGTGTTACTGAGAAAGATCGAATGTCATGTGACCTAGGCCCATCAACATCAGATGTGAGTGAATCTGTTGTGTCCGTTCAGCGGAGGAGTGTTAAATCTCTCACAAAGAAAGGAACAGATAAGAGAGCTAAGAGGGAGGAAATGAATACTAATGGAGGTTCACAGAAGGATATTGTAAATGCCGGCACGAAAGTGATTGAGAATGTGAAGGATTGTAAGAGTGACGCAATGGAGAATGGGTTGATGAGCATGCTCACACGAGGATTGGAGGAGACGCTCG TTGCACACTGGGATGGAATAGATCTATCTCCATCTCCGACTATAGAATCACCTAATGCAGGGAATCCTAATGGAGGGAATGCCATTGGTTACGTATTGGATGAATG GGACGAAGAATACGATCgaggaaaaaggaagaaagtaAGACACTCGAAGCATGATTTCGGTGGCCCGAACTACTTCCAGGAAATTGCATCACAGAAAATAAAGTCGAAGGAGGCGAGGTTCGACCAATTTGCTGGGAACCGACCTTTGAGGATATGA